The following coding sequences are from one Shewanella violacea DSS12 window:
- a CDS encoding lipocalin-like domain-containing protein, giving the protein MMPKPILSLLLAITMLTACSKPSTLTSSPMVSLLGYDAAGYTQVDKSRPIVFPQDHLSHDDFRQEWWYLTANLETDEGKQLGLQWTQFRVALSPKTPPKKPAEKAAEKAASHIKLIDSDWASKQIFMTHAAITSKTLHFAEERWSRRHPRLADVSTNPLTIKIDDWQWTGTGADLFPAKLKVDAEQFSYQLTLETSAPYQLQGENGYSIKSADASVASHYYSQPFIQVSGSVTIDGVDHEVSGDAWLDREWSSQFLNKTQAGWDWFALRLEDGSSLMLFQLRGQDKSSFYSGRRMFADGSGRNIASKDIHLQVASWHEIDSISYPVAWNISIPSENIDIRTDALNPDARVPLSISYWEGPVIVSGSHKGEGYMELTGYEH; this is encoded by the coding sequence ATGATGCCTAAGCCAATCCTATCCTTATTACTGGCTATCACCATGCTTACCGCCTGCTCTAAGCCCTCGACGCTTACATCATCGCCTATGGTAAGCCTGTTAGGCTATGATGCAGCTGGCTATACTCAAGTTGATAAAAGCAGACCTATAGTATTTCCCCAAGATCATCTATCCCACGATGATTTTCGTCAGGAGTGGTGGTATCTCACCGCCAATTTAGAGACAGATGAAGGCAAGCAACTAGGTTTGCAATGGACCCAGTTCCGTGTCGCCCTATCCCCTAAAACACCCCCTAAAAAACCCGCTGAGAAAGCCGCTGAGAAAGCAGCCTCACACATTAAGCTTATCGATTCAGACTGGGCCAGTAAGCAGATTTTTATGACCCATGCAGCCATCACGAGCAAGACATTACACTTTGCCGAAGAGAGGTGGTCGAGGCGCCATCCAAGGCTGGCCGATGTTTCAACCAATCCTCTCACCATAAAGATAGATGACTGGCAGTGGACAGGCACAGGAGCAGACTTATTCCCCGCCAAGCTCAAGGTCGATGCCGAGCAGTTTAGCTATCAGTTAACACTGGAAACGAGTGCGCCCTATCAGCTCCAGGGTGAGAATGGTTACAGCATTAAAAGCGCCGACGCTTCTGTAGCCTCCCATTATTACAGCCAACCTTTTATCCAGGTTTCAGGCTCGGTAACTATCGATGGAGTAGACCATGAAGTCAGCGGCGATGCCTGGTTGGACCGAGAGTGGAGCTCGCAGTTTCTCAACAAGACACAGGCTGGCTGGGACTGGTTTGCCCTTAGATTAGAAGATGGGTCAAGTTTGATGCTCTTCCAACTTAGAGGGCAGGACAAATCTAGCTTCTATAGCGGCCGCAGAATGTTTGCCGATGGCAGCGGCCGTAATATAGCCTCCAAAGATATTCATCTTCAAGTAGCGAGTTGGCATGAAATAGACTCCATTTCCTATCCTGTTGCTTGGAATATTTCGATACCCTCAGAAAATATTGATATTCGCACCGATGCGCTCAATCCAGATGCTAGAGTGCCCTTGAGTATCAGTTACTGGGAAGGACCTGTCATAGTCTCGGGGAGCCATAAAGGTGAAGGCTATATGGAGCTGACTGGATATGAGCACTAA
- a CDS encoding ATP-binding protein: protein MTSKNQPTNKTQAQSADPLFLKAEHLAKDFSLFPEHSKQSLAEEIKGLLGEDTIQSNLKELELLDVDGYVAKVIQPTLDKNRAGAKRVIADLKGKLITEIHQGPFYSAEIELNFGTRTRRIGFIAQERTTNNGAWMPEHHLAACKAIRKFAELAMPIIYLIDTPGADAGEVANSQNQAHSISKAIAESANVDVPTVGIVIGAGYSGGAIPLAAANILLSLRDGIFNTIQPQGLQSIARKYNLSWQECAKSVGVAPEELYTSGCIDGIIDFSPTDKDERQHNLRRAIISSVEAVENAAVQFVRESKDLREHYDRSLARFLNPSKSLEALEHHAELSVAFNPTMHLNLFGSSYRYLRYLTLRNRIQSISQDQYGRLSKVSVPEGDLLARIQQEQDRVFQSWLSSPDKLVYDEELNKLWGNFTAKRDEASTERNMLTRLLLGEPKENYKKARKALIFNISWSLFHRWKGNAENNFKGLIQYLETLPSEVTQADWPELNKLTVLDVVVHDELREDFIWQCHNILVFNALYDNVVGNLASIAKEAMMSKSLSRASVDNLLHSSIDRALSTQDVTNDKSKFYKWLKYFMNQSNRAELLTKTEQWKSVGFPQLNDSLFVILTYFFERLLPEYFASEEENSEYTGAINPVRIGRRKDFWNRLTMGYQDLLIQKVLRDQKRTGKMGWESIIGKFFTDFDEINGDKMSANLLNFPGFRLSIEDALDKGIRPCGLITGLADFERNGQQMRVGVAVSNTAFQAGAFDMASAEKFSALLIECAKRKLPVICFISSGGMQTKEGAAALFSMAVVNDRITRFIRDNELPVLMFGFGDCTGGAQASLVTHPLVQTYYLSGTNMPFAGQMVVPAYLPSTSTLSNYLSRVPGAMNALVTHPFSNTIDDQLASIDPLMPKPTAQIEDVIANALSTLVPEMMSADEEIVQDDPRELMKPIKKVLIHARGCTAVKLIRKAHDNGIDVVLVASDPDMTSVPADMLKGNDKLVCIGGNTSDESYLNAYSVLKVAEYENVDALHPGIGFLSESPQFAALCVNNGVNFVGPSVHSMTTMGNKSNAIKTSQDNGVPVVPGSHGILSNAEQAVNVANEIGYPVLLKAVQGGGGKGIQVVERQGDMISLFQQTATEAAAAFGNGDLYLEKYVTSLRHIEVQLLRDKFGNTKVLGIRDCSVQRNNQKVVEESGSTMLPPELKEKVLQYTLDLGNATDYMGAGTVEFIYNLDTNEVYFMEMNTRLQVEHPVTEATSGIDIVSAGFDIAAGRSIEALEPQSKGYAIEVRVTAEKAALDSNGVLQLLPHPGMITEYAMPERDDIEIISIAEAGKEVSPYYDSLIAQIICRGESREDVINKLHDYLADHVVIKGIATNIPLLTRILKDGTFNEGVYDTNYLPRLMAELDVPELIAEMEAAAETVGVDTASLRVGESNELKVMAQGAGIFYTSPAPGEADFVKEGDIVTTDQTLALTEAMKMFSQLTLAGYNRQDAVLYPEDKKYRIERILNSNGQQVSQSDLLFVVSPVDS from the coding sequence ATGACCAGCAAAAATCAGCCCACAAACAAGACTCAGGCTCAATCTGCCGACCCGCTTTTCCTGAAAGCAGAACATCTGGCAAAAGACTTTTCGCTGTTTCCTGAACACAGCAAACAGAGCCTAGCTGAAGAGATCAAGGGTCTCTTGGGTGAAGATACAATTCAGTCTAACTTGAAAGAGTTGGAACTTCTCGATGTCGATGGTTACGTCGCGAAGGTGATACAACCTACATTAGATAAAAACCGTGCAGGTGCTAAGCGTGTGATTGCCGATCTTAAAGGCAAGCTTATTACTGAAATCCACCAAGGGCCTTTTTACAGTGCCGAGATCGAATTGAACTTCGGTACTCGCACTCGCCGTATTGGTTTTATTGCACAAGAACGTACCACTAATAACGGTGCTTGGATGCCTGAGCATCACTTGGCGGCATGTAAGGCCATTCGCAAGTTCGCAGAACTGGCTATGCCTATCATCTATCTTATCGACACCCCAGGTGCCGATGCAGGTGAAGTGGCCAACAGCCAGAACCAGGCTCACAGCATCTCTAAGGCGATTGCCGAGAGTGCTAATGTCGATGTGCCCACCGTAGGTATCGTTATTGGTGCCGGTTATTCAGGTGGTGCTATTCCACTTGCAGCGGCTAACATCTTATTGTCACTACGTGATGGCATCTTCAACACCATTCAACCTCAGGGCTTGCAGAGCATAGCCCGTAAGTACAACCTGTCATGGCAGGAGTGTGCTAAATCGGTAGGTGTTGCACCTGAAGAGCTATATACCTCGGGCTGTATCGACGGCATTATCGATTTCTCTCCGACGGATAAAGATGAGCGTCAGCATAACCTTCGCCGCGCTATCATCAGCAGTGTCGAAGCCGTTGAAAATGCCGCCGTGCAGTTTGTGCGAGAATCGAAAGACTTGCGTGAGCACTATGATCGCAGTCTGGCTCGTTTCTTGAACCCATCGAAGAGCCTAGAGGCGCTGGAGCACCACGCCGAGCTGTCGGTTGCTTTCAACCCGACCATGCACCTTAACTTGTTTGGTAGTTCATACCGTTACCTGCGTTATCTAACCCTGCGTAATCGTATTCAGTCTATCTCTCAAGATCAGTACGGTCGCCTGTCTAAGGTGAGCGTGCCTGAAGGTGACTTGCTTGCGCGTATTCAGCAAGAGCAAGACCGCGTATTCCAGTCTTGGCTATCAAGTCCGGATAAGCTGGTTTATGACGAAGAGCTAAACAAGCTTTGGGGTAATTTCACCGCTAAGCGTGATGAAGCCTCTACCGAACGCAACATGTTGACTCGTTTACTCTTGGGTGAGCCAAAAGAGAACTATAAGAAGGCCCGTAAGGCGCTTATTTTCAATATCAGTTGGTCTCTGTTTCACCGTTGGAAAGGCAATGCCGAGAACAACTTCAAAGGCCTGATCCAGTATCTGGAGACTCTTCCATCTGAAGTGACTCAGGCTGACTGGCCAGAGCTTAACAAGCTAACAGTACTGGATGTGGTTGTTCATGACGAATTACGTGAAGACTTCATCTGGCAGTGTCATAATATTCTTGTCTTCAACGCGCTTTATGACAATGTCGTTGGCAACTTAGCCTCTATCGCTAAAGAAGCCATGATGTCTAAGAGCTTGTCACGTGCATCGGTTGATAACTTACTACACAGTTCAATCGACCGTGCCTTATCGACTCAAGATGTCACCAACGATAAGAGTAAGTTCTACAAGTGGCTCAAGTATTTCATGAATCAGTCTAACCGTGCTGAACTCCTGACTAAGACTGAGCAGTGGAAGAGCGTAGGTTTCCCTCAGTTGAACGATAGCTTGTTCGTTATCTTGACTTACTTCTTCGAGCGTCTACTACCTGAATACTTCGCTAGTGAAGAAGAAAACAGTGAATATACTGGTGCAATCAATCCAGTACGTATCGGTCGTCGTAAAGATTTCTGGAACCGTCTCACCATGGGTTATCAGGATCTCTTGATCCAGAAGGTCCTTCGCGATCAGAAGCGTACAGGTAAGATGGGCTGGGAAAGTATTATCGGTAAGTTCTTCACCGATTTTGACGAGATCAATGGCGACAAGATGTCAGCTAACTTGCTTAACTTCCCCGGTTTCCGTCTCTCTATCGAAGATGCACTGGATAAAGGTATTCGTCCCTGTGGTCTTATCACAGGTTTGGCGGATTTTGAGCGTAATGGTCAACAGATGCGTGTTGGTGTTGCGGTCTCAAACACAGCTTTCCAGGCGGGCGCCTTCGATATGGCCAGCGCTGAGAAGTTCAGTGCGCTATTGATCGAGTGTGCTAAGCGTAAACTTCCTGTTATTTGTTTCATCAGCTCAGGTGGTATGCAGACCAAAGAAGGTGCTGCTGCACTCTTCTCCATGGCCGTGGTTAACGATCGTATCACACGTTTTATTCGTGATAACGAGCTGCCAGTGCTTATGTTCGGTTTTGGTGACTGTACCGGTGGTGCACAGGCGAGTTTAGTGACTCATCCATTAGTGCAAACATATTACCTATCGGGTACTAATATGCCGTTTGCGGGTCAGATGGTTGTTCCTGCTTACTTGCCTTCTACTTCGACTCTGTCGAACTACTTGTCGAGAGTACCTGGTGCGATGAATGCCTTGGTGACTCATCCGTTCAGCAATACTATCGATGACCAGTTAGCCAGTATCGATCCTCTAATGCCTAAGCCTACGGCTCAGATTGAAGATGTGATTGCTAATGCTCTGTCAACTTTAGTTCCAGAGATGATGTCTGCCGATGAAGAGATAGTTCAGGACGATCCTCGTGAACTAATGAAGCCTATCAAGAAGGTATTGATTCATGCTCGTGGTTGTACCGCAGTTAAGCTAATTCGTAAGGCCCATGATAACGGTATCGATGTTGTTTTAGTGGCATCGGATCCGGATATGACTTCAGTGCCGGCCGATATGCTTAAGGGTAATGATAAACTGGTCTGTATCGGTGGTAACACCTCAGATGAGAGTTATCTCAACGCATATTCAGTGCTTAAAGTTGCCGAGTATGAAAATGTCGATGCCTTGCACCCAGGTATTGGTTTCCTCTCTGAAAGCCCTCAATTTGCCGCGCTTTGTGTTAATAACGGCGTTAACTTCGTTGGACCTAGCGTTCACAGCATGACGACCATGGGTAACAAGTCTAATGCGATTAAGACGTCTCAGGACAATGGTGTTCCCGTTGTACCTGGTAGTCACGGTATCTTAAGCAATGCGGAGCAGGCGGTAAACGTTGCTAATGAAATCGGCTATCCAGTGCTGCTTAAAGCGGTACAAGGTGGTGGCGGTAAAGGTATTCAGGTCGTTGAGCGTCAAGGGGACATGATCAGCCTGTTCCAACAGACTGCTACCGAAGCCGCTGCGGCGTTTGGTAATGGTGACCTTTATCTGGAGAAGTATGTCACTTCACTGCGTCACATCGAAGTACAGCTTCTGCGTGATAAGTTTGGTAATACTAAGGTATTGGGTATCCGTGACTGTTCAGTTCAGCGTAATAACCAGAAGGTTGTCGAAGAGTCTGGTTCGACCATGCTGCCACCTGAACTGAAAGAGAAGGTACTTCAATATACTCTCGATCTAGGTAATGCGACGGATTACATGGGCGCAGGTACGGTCGAATTTATCTATAACTTAGATACTAACGAAGTCTACTTCATGGAGATGAATACGCGTCTGCAGGTTGAGCATCCAGTTACCGAGGCGACATCGGGTATCGATATCGTTAGTGCAGGTTTTGATATCGCTGCGGGTCGTTCGATTGAAGCTCTGGAGCCACAAAGCAAGGGTTACGCTATCGAAGTTCGTGTGACAGCCGAGAAGGCTGCACTGGATAGCAATGGTGTGCTTCAACTGTTACCGCATCCAGGTATGATCACCGAATATGCCATGCCAGAGCGTGATGACATAGAGATCATCTCTATCGCAGAGGCGGGTAAAGAGGTTTCACCTTACTATGACAGCTTGATCGCACAGATAATCTGCCGTGGTGAGAGTCGTGAAGATGTGATTAATAAGCTGCACGATTACCTCGCCGACCATGTGGTCATTAAGGGGATTGCGACTAACATTCCGCTACTGACTCGTATCTTGAAAGATGGCACCTTCAACGAAGGTGTATACGACACTAACTACTTGCCTCGTCTGATGGCCGAGTTAGATGTACCTGAATTGATTGCCGAGATGGAAGCCGCTGCGGAAACTGTCGGCGTCGATACTGCTTCACTGCGCGTCGGTGAGAGTAACGAGCTGAAAGTGATGGCACAAGGGGCTGGTATCTTCTACACCTCTCCAGCACCTGGTGAAGCCGACTTCGTTAAAGAAGGCGATATAGTTACTACGGATCAGACTTTAGCGCTTACAGAAGCTATGAAGATGTTCTCGCAGCTAACTTTGGCTGGTTATAATCGTCAGGATGCGGTTCTGTATCCTGAAGATAAGAAATATCGCATCGAGCGAATTCTTAACAGCAACGGTCAGCAAGTCTCTCAAAGTGATCTACTGTTCGTGGTATCACCTGTAGACAGCTAA
- a CDS encoding Qnr family pentapeptide repeat protein produces the protein MNRKNEVFLGDNFSHLDMSNSHFDQCKFYNCNFNHTDLSDSHFVGCSFIEQGAVTGCNFEYANLQDASFKNCQLSMVNFKGANCFGAEFRNCDLKGSNFLKTRFANLISRQVYFCSVYITGCNLSYANFERQCIEKCDLFENKWIGANLYGASFKGSDLSRGEFSSDVWGQFNLQECDLSHAELYGLDPRKVDLSGVKICMWQQEQLLEPLGLIVGPD, from the coding sequence TTGAATAGAAAAAATGAGGTGTTCCTAGGGGACAATTTTAGTCATCTGGATATGAGTAATTCACATTTTGACCAGTGTAAATTCTATAACTGTAATTTTAACCATACAGATCTCAGTGACAGTCATTTTGTGGGCTGCTCATTTATAGAGCAAGGTGCCGTAACAGGTTGTAATTTTGAGTACGCTAATTTACAAGATGCGAGCTTTAAAAATTGTCAGTTATCTATGGTTAATTTCAAAGGTGCTAATTGCTTCGGTGCTGAATTTAGGAACTGTGATTTGAAAGGGTCTAACTTTCTAAAGACACGCTTTGCCAATCTGATAAGCAGACAAGTGTATTTTTGCTCTGTGTATATCACAGGTTGCAACTTGTCTTACGCTAATTTTGAGCGGCAATGTATCGAGAAGTGCGATCTTTTTGAAAATAAATGGATAGGTGCAAATTTATACGGGGCTTCGTTTAAGGGCTCAGATTTGAGCAGAGGTGAGTTTTCCAGTGATGTTTGGGGTCAGTTTAATCTACAGGAGTGCGATCTTTCTCATGCTGAACTATATGGTTTAGACCCGAGAAAGGTGGATCTGAGCGGCGTTAAAATTTGTATGTGGCAGCAGGAGCAGTTACTCGAGCCTCTTGGGCTGATTGTTGGACCCGATTAG
- a CDS encoding DUF5062 family protein, whose amino-acid sequence MKQGKHDVQLLKLAMEIGVGYAKKRGFDDFGKGISPKDKVECIYRLLVTDKLIQPLAVDKEDGPNMKHKLILWISRQLPEEHELLN is encoded by the coding sequence ATGAAGCAAGGTAAACACGATGTACAACTGTTAAAACTCGCCATGGAAATTGGCGTAGGCTATGCTAAAAAGCGTGGCTTTGACGATTTCGGTAAAGGGATCTCACCGAAAGATAAGGTGGAGTGCATCTATCGCCTACTAGTGACAGATAAATTGATACAGCCTCTGGCTGTGGACAAGGAAGACGGGCCAAATATGAAACATAAATTGATCCTCTGGATCAGTCGCCAACTTCCTGAAGAGCATGAGTTATTAAACTAG
- a CDS encoding ABC transporter permease, which produces MSDTKLIPMTRLCLEVFFAHYRQAPLQAGAICIGIILAVTLLIGVRTTNENAIASYSSATELLSQQAKWSIIPPLGSKRLDEDLYFDIRANGFNNSLPVLQGVASDSNGTRWRIQGSDLMAALTSFPASGSQVNSEARAKAGSGLFSLNIPLGDILSGAPIVLASKSLAEQFSQDGDLVLGGVKIHVMALDDASNLGSDILMDISLAQHILKRPNELSYIALFSDVSSNKSHLERLIGNRGMLIESDNGDGLIALTESFHLNLTAMSLLAFVVGLFIAYNGVRYSLLKRQRLLTQLQQQGIAKAPLMLALCIELLLWVIVGSIIGFMLGLQLSHWLQPMVSVTLEQLYGAKILPGNWQLSWLFQAIGLTFLAALSASTSLFIQLIRQPLAGNSNHFTEQKSADKIYLYQLLIALTLGLLASILLPFSQDYRYTMVLLGLVVIAIPLALPWSLAFMVSQLLKVSPKGLLHYQVAETKELIAPLSLAMMAMLLALTANISMNTLVGSFEGTLKNWLDARLHAELYIRPASKQMAEVEAFLKQHQDVDAIYKQWYLSSKQDKLPINIVTRDKQSLIQTTVFKETVENMWPAFFANKLVLISEPLAIKLNLELGDNIDLQALPDNHFTVGGVFYDYGNPYGEVIISPETWRANGFPQTPMSLAINLAGNSDKVKLQLQQKLQQELQHVFSIPDAMIFSQKKIKQQAIIMFKRTFSITQVLNTLTLLVAAIGLFSACFMVTQARMAPMARLYTMGVNRRQLTTLVFGQMLIIVLFTCLFALPTGAILGYLLINKVTLQAFGWSIAMEWDWLAYGRVVILALIASLLAVAFPLYIQTKRPLISSLQREVI; this is translated from the coding sequence ATGAGTGATACCAAGCTTATCCCCATGACCCGACTCTGCCTTGAGGTCTTCTTCGCCCATTACCGCCAAGCCCCGCTACAGGCTGGTGCCATCTGTATCGGTATTATTCTGGCCGTTACCTTGTTGATAGGGGTTCGCACCACCAATGAAAACGCCATTGCGAGTTACAGCTCAGCCACCGAGCTACTGAGTCAGCAAGCCAAATGGTCTATCATTCCGCCACTTGGCAGTAAGCGTCTGGATGAAGACCTGTACTTCGATATTCGCGCCAATGGTTTCAACAATAGCCTGCCAGTCTTGCAAGGCGTGGCCAGTGACTCAAATGGCACACGTTGGCGTATCCAAGGTAGCGACCTTATGGCCGCCCTCACCTCTTTTCCAGCCTCCGGCTCTCAAGTAAATAGTGAAGCAAGAGCTAAAGCTGGCAGCGGACTTTTCTCATTAAATATTCCCCTAGGAGATATCTTATCTGGCGCGCCTATAGTGCTGGCCAGCAAATCCTTAGCTGAGCAGTTCTCCCAAGACGGTGACTTGGTACTCGGGGGCGTCAAAATACATGTGATGGCCTTAGATGATGCCAGCAACTTGGGCTCAGATATTTTAATGGATATATCTCTGGCTCAGCACATACTCAAGCGACCCAATGAACTCAGTTATATCGCTCTGTTCTCTGACGTAAGCAGTAATAAGAGCCATTTAGAACGCCTTATTGGCAATCGAGGCATGTTAATTGAGAGTGATAATGGCGATGGTCTCATCGCTCTAACTGAGAGCTTTCATCTTAACCTGACCGCTATGAGCCTGCTGGCATTCGTGGTCGGCCTCTTTATCGCCTATAACGGGGTTCGCTATAGCTTACTCAAGAGACAGAGATTACTGACACAGCTTCAGCAACAAGGCATAGCCAAGGCTCCTTTAATGTTAGCCCTGTGCATCGAGCTTCTTCTCTGGGTCATAGTGGGGTCTATCATAGGTTTTATGCTGGGATTACAGCTCAGTCATTGGCTGCAGCCTATGGTATCGGTCACATTGGAGCAGCTTTATGGCGCTAAAATATTGCCGGGTAACTGGCAATTGAGCTGGTTATTTCAGGCCATAGGCCTGACTTTCCTCGCCGCCCTATCAGCCTCAACCTCATTATTTATTCAGCTAATCCGCCAGCCTCTGGCCGGGAATTCAAATCACTTCACTGAGCAAAAAAGTGCCGATAAGATCTATCTATACCAATTATTGATTGCCCTCACCCTAGGGTTGCTGGCATCGATATTATTGCCCTTCAGCCAAGATTATCGCTATACCATGGTCCTGCTTGGCCTAGTAGTTATCGCCATCCCTTTAGCCCTGCCTTGGTCTCTGGCATTTATGGTCAGTCAGCTATTAAAGGTGTCCCCTAAAGGTTTATTACATTATCAGGTCGCCGAAACCAAGGAGCTAATCGCCCCCCTGTCACTGGCTATGATGGCCATGTTACTCGCCCTGACAGCCAATATATCCATGAATACCTTAGTGGGCAGCTTCGAGGGCACCTTGAAAAACTGGCTCGATGCCAGACTCCACGCCGAGCTCTATATCAGACCAGCATCGAAGCAGATGGCCGAGGTAGAAGCCTTTTTAAAGCAACACCAAGATGTGGATGCCATCTATAAACAGTGGTACCTCAGCAGTAAACAAGACAAGCTGCCCATCAATATCGTCACTCGAGATAAGCAGTCCTTAATCCAGACCACAGTATTTAAAGAGACAGTGGAGAATATGTGGCCAGCGTTTTTTGCTAATAAACTCGTGCTGATCAGCGAGCCTCTCGCCATCAAGTTAAACCTCGAACTAGGTGACAACATAGACTTACAGGCGCTGCCTGATAATCACTTTACCGTGGGCGGAGTGTTCTACGATTACGGTAATCCCTATGGCGAGGTCATCATCTCCCCCGAGACTTGGCGAGCCAATGGATTTCCACAGACGCCCATGAGTCTGGCCATAAACCTTGCAGGGAACTCGGACAAAGTAAAACTGCAGCTGCAGCAAAAACTGCAACAAGAGTTACAACACGTATTCTCGATACCCGATGCCATGATATTTAGCCAGAAGAAGATTAAGCAGCAGGCGATCATCATGTTTAAACGCACCTTCTCTATCACTCAGGTATTAAATACCTTGACCTTACTCGTGGCGGCTATCGGACTATTTAGCGCCTGTTTTATGGTGACTCAGGCTAGAATGGCGCCTATGGCTAGGCTCTACACCATGGGAGTTAATCGCCGTCAGCTCACCACACTCGTCTTCGGTCAGATGTTGATTATCGTGTTGTTTACCTGCCTGTTCGCCTTGCCAACGGGGGCTATTTTAGGATATCTACTGATCAATAAAGTCACCCTACAAGCCTTCGGCTGGAGTATCGCCATGGAGTGGGACTGGCTTGCCTACGGTCGGGTGGTCATACTGGCATTAATCGCCAGCTTATTGGCCGTGGCTTTTCCTTTGTATATTCAAACCAAACGTCCGCTAATATCCAGCCTGCAGAGGGAAGTTATATGA
- a CDS encoding sensor domain-containing diguanylate cyclase, with translation MRRFRHQLYFKVALAIALSVALVAALSSYFFYFQEIERNELGLWEHVNQLSRTIENTASIAVYVQDAVLAREIIDGLAINDVVSEAELISDPGFSVYSGEVTLIGREGVSTLILYHPFSESEVIGQLNILPNEAFIHFNAKNSAVNQAQQLALLTLVTALLVSFIVHKALTSPLNRIINRFEEVKPGEDIKLTVPRFHQKDEIGSLVRGINSLVSSLNQSIDSERNLRETTQVLEKKFRLIFEQASAGICLIDNDNLLVTANPAFQRIIYKSHTISDAIGLRLTDWFYNKLQLESFLTDIRQSHNLDTVALDLKMKTLAGSPDCWVHCLFSKVLDDDMQSCLMIEVLMYDVTERTEREINTRFEADHDGLTHLRNRRAGSRALIELFDRAEANDKIAVLMNIDLDNFKIINDTNGHEAGDMVLIEIGRRMMAVFRNDDLCIRWGGDEFVVGCYFDSSRFEERSLPAIEKLASELRCVLNQDVKLSSGEDIKIGASIGIAMYPQHGDNLQSVLKAADNAMYVSKQKGRNQYSIFDSNIMSEPDSCPKSE, from the coding sequence TTGAGGCGCTTTAGACATCAGCTGTATTTTAAAGTAGCACTGGCTATCGCGCTGAGTGTGGCTCTTGTGGCTGCTCTGAGTTCATACTTTTTTTATTTCCAAGAGATAGAGAGGAATGAACTCGGCTTGTGGGAGCATGTTAATCAGTTGTCCAGAACCATAGAGAATACGGCTTCTATTGCCGTGTATGTACAGGATGCAGTGTTAGCGAGGGAGATCATCGATGGTTTGGCGATTAATGACGTAGTGTCAGAGGCTGAATTGATCAGTGATCCGGGATTTTCTGTGTATTCCGGAGAGGTAACGCTTATAGGCCGAGAGGGAGTCTCGACCCTGATCTTGTACCACCCTTTCTCAGAAAGTGAGGTAATAGGCCAGCTTAACATTTTGCCTAATGAGGCATTTATTCATTTTAACGCCAAGAACTCCGCCGTAAATCAGGCGCAGCAGTTGGCACTGCTGACTTTAGTCACGGCCTTACTTGTGTCGTTTATTGTCCATAAGGCGCTGACATCACCTCTGAATCGGATCATTAACCGTTTCGAAGAGGTGAAACCCGGTGAAGATATTAAATTAACAGTACCTAGATTTCACCAGAAGGACGAGATTGGCAGCTTGGTGAGAGGGATTAACTCTCTGGTCTCATCTCTGAATCAGTCTATAGATTCTGAGCGTAATTTGAGAGAAACGACTCAAGTCTTGGAGAAGAAATTCAGGCTCATTTTCGAACAAGCCAGTGCTGGGATCTGCCTTATAGATAATGACAACTTGCTGGTTACCGCTAACCCAGCTTTTCAGCGAATTATCTATAAATCACATACTATCTCAGATGCCATAGGCCTAAGGCTCACAGATTGGTTTTACAATAAACTGCAATTAGAGAGCTTTCTTACGGATATCAGACAGAGTCATAACTTAGATACGGTTGCCTTAGATCTTAAGATGAAGACCCTAGCGGGATCGCCCGATTGCTGGGTACATTGCTTATTTTCAAAGGTGTTAGATGACGATATGCAGAGCTGCCTGATGATCGAAGTGCTGATGTATGATGTTACCGAGCGAACCGAGAGGGAGATCAATACCCGTTTCGAAGCCGATCATGATGGTTTAACTCATCTTAGGAACAGGAGAGCCGGTAGTCGGGCTCTGATTGAGTTATTTGATAGGGCTGAGGCGAATGATAAGATCGCTGTGCTAATGAATATCGATCTGGATAATTTCAAAATAATCAACGATACCAATGGCCATGAGGCTGGGGACATGGTCTTGATCGAGATCGGTCGCCGTATGATGGCGGTGTTCAGAAATGACGATCTGTGTATTCGCTGGGGAGGTGATGAGTTTGTCGTAGGGTGTTACTTCGATAGCAGTCGATTCGAGGAGCGTAGTCTGCCGGCGATTGAGAAACTGGCCTCGGAACTCAGGTGTGTGTTAAATCAAGATGTGAAGCTCAGCAGTGGCGAAGATATTAAGATAGGCGCCAGCATAGGCATCGCCATGTATCCGCAGCATGGGGATAATTTGCAGTCTGTGTTGAAGGCGGCCGATAATGCCATGTATGTCTCGAAGCAGAAAGGGCGTAATCAATATAGCATCTTCGATTCAAATATTATGAGCGAGCCTGATTCTTGCCCTAAGAGTGAGTAA